The following coding sequences lie in one Cloeon dipterum chromosome 1, ieCloDipt1.1, whole genome shotgun sequence genomic window:
- the Cda5 gene encoding mucin-5AC isoform X3 produces MNVIGTCLLAAVLFATAEFQAEAQRRRVASGPNGSAEFDCPDEFGYYPHPTDCTQYYVCVFGGALLESCTGGLMYSHELQTCDWPRNVGCGENAAAAAPSQGVSTVRVTDSRTSTNNWRAGHSTPAARPIQHQQIQQQNQYEDVGEEEIIDRQQRVNRGQPNTVGQVARDRDGARLSVTNIIPLQANSGRSIGDKTYVSAQQYTSSSKTARLSEDFELMTNQLWTDVEEGKTNLTMAYRRRRRRKRWTANTHARHRFARSAQSGDFPAWPLRPSTRQPTSQPFRNLDDFFSFSNTYLQNPAGTSLTRNSQPNPAHTTQFTFRPNTSPFGQNTSPVTTPTPPSVPRVQPTVDIDTFLENFRAQKAIEASRGNQQQQFRSPVQNFFDLPSIKPAPVQNTPVAYDSFFAQKQQDEQEYDRTPITYSQQRTTPAPVRHTTHAVFEYEEDVTPPPRRVTTPEAHYNQEIVYQSSLPPTRTSAKSTPARVKQTFDFDDDSTRKAVSPIQLPLNPVSFTAATRVPAPAPKQLPKQPSTPKTSLFDEFLQSTLRQHATEKPRPQATLKPVKPFEAIDYITRGPSTTENTISFAENTGRSRLPIEQYFTPTPESRATTPRSRVTQQRYKPSKQFLPSPEDLPDEVDEFLRPHINKITGGASPTTPRPFRLSTVTNRRPQHPVIKEEIVLITPPPTKRPRPTTTTTTTTTTTTTTTTPAPTTTTTTTTTPAPTTTTTTTPRPRTRTRTNPSPTPSYTHAQTVRRRPVDNQDDTRQSSKRRPATSRTRGANVIATKRPTQYAPTTQAPVQVAANNTYGYEDYAYDEYEQQYPTAVEQQQQQQQQPQPQQPLYRGQYTVQTTPTAAAPAIQQEYRPSPSYAAEPAVAQPQYPANNYDYDAYQTDDEIAYQQPSPQPTPKQSSRGSSSSKHSTEHLTTTTTTTTTTTIKPSVAPITESVSSRSSKQRSLVRPTSSPDMVYQPERQQKSISNRGSTKARTRISDYEAIDAGDEDLPSGGYDSDNRVSESPVTRGKSSSSSRGRGSVKAASHRPTLKPSANIVSKAVDFIDIYRFPPSRPEPIYPTPRVDQTAAKCRKDVCLLPDCYCGGKDVPGGFAAEQIPQIVLLTFDDSVNDLNKGLYESLFERGRVNPNGCPIAATFYVSHEWTDYSQVQNLYADGHEMASHSISHSFGEQFSQKKWTREIAGQREILSAYGGVKLEDVRGMRAPFLAVGGNKMFKMLYDANFTYDSSMPVYENRPPSYPYTLDYKLFHDCMIPPCPTKSYPGVWEVPMVMWQDLNGGRCSMGDACSNPPTADGVYKMLIKNFERHYTTNRAPFGLYYHAAWFTQPHHKEGFEAFLDTIVAMDDVWLTTNWQAIQWMRDPTPLSSVKNFAPFGCNYQSRPKRCNNPKVCNLWHKSGVRYMRTCQPCPDAYPWTGKTGVRNSRVDNNEIDE; encoded by the exons AGTTCCAGGCGGAGGCTCAGAGACGAAGAGTCGCCAGCGGACCTAATGGCTCTGCCGAGTTCGACTGTCCCGATGAGTTTGGCTACTACCCCCACCCCACTGACTGCACCCAGTACTATGTCTGCGTCTTCGGTGGAGCCCTTCTCGAGTCTTGCACCGGTGGACTCATGTACAG cCACGAGTTGCAGACCTGCGACTGGCCTCGCAACGTCGGCTGTGGCGAAAATGCGGCTGCTGCCGCGCCCTCCCAGGGCGTCAGCACTGTCAGGGTGACTGACTCACGAACCAGCACCAACAACTGGCGCGCTGGCCATTCCACCCCGGCTGCCAGGCCCATCCAACACCAGCAAATCCAGCAGCAGAATCag taTGAGGATGTTGGAGAGGAGGAAATTATCGACAGACAGCAGAGAGTGAACAGAGGTCAGCCCAACACTGTTGGTCAGGTGGCCAGAGACAGAGATGGCGCTCGTCTTAGCGTCACAAACATTATTCCC CTGCAGGCCAACAGCGGCCGTTCCATTGGCGACAAAACTTACGTTTCTGCCCAGCAGTACACCAG TTCTTCGAAGACTGCACGACTTTCGGAAGACTTTGAACTCATGACTAACCAATTGTGGACAGATGTGGAGGAAGGTAAGACTAACCTAACCATGGCGTATCGACGCCGACGCCGACGCAAACGCTGGACTGCCAACACTCACGCCAG ACACAGATTCGCCCGGTCCGCGCAAAGCGGCGATTTCCCTGCGTGGCCTCTCAGACCCTCCACCCGCCAACCAACCTCCCAACCCTTTCGCAACCTTGACGACTTCTTTTCCTTCTCTAACACTTACCTGCAAAATCCCGCGGGCACCTCGCTGACGCGCAACTCGCAGCCAAACCCGGCTCACACCACTCAATTTACGTTCAGGCCCAATACCAGTCCCTTCGGCCAAAACACCTCCCCCGTCACCACCCCTACCCCTCCCTCCGTGCCTCGTGTTCAGCCTACGGTCGACATCGACACCTTCCTCGAGAACTTCAGGGCGCAGAAGGCGATTGAGGCGTCGCGCGGCAACCAGCAACAGCAATTCAGGTCCCCTGTGCAGAACTTCTTCGACCTGCCCAGCATCAAACCCGCCCCAGTCCAGAACACTCCGGTCGCCTACGACAGTTTCTTTGCCCAAAAGCAGCAGGACGAGCAAGAATATGACCGAACGCCGATCACATACAGTCAGCAGCGAACGACGCCCGCACCGGTCCGCCACACGACGCACGCCGTTTTCGAGTACGAAGAGGACGTCACTCCTCCCCCGAGACGAGTCACCACTCCTGAAGCCCACTACAATCAGGAAATCGTATACCAGAGTAGTCTGCCGCCTACTCGCACGTCTGCCAAGTCCACCCCCGCCAGGGTGAAACAAACTTTCGATTTTGATGACGACTCAACCCGTAAGGCCGTTTCACCCATCCAGTTACCTCTGAACCCTGTTTCCTTCACGGCCGCCACCAGGGTCCCTGCTCCTGCGCCGAAACAACTGCCCAAGCAGCCCTCCACCCCGAAGACCTCGCTGTTCGACGAATTCTTGCAGTCCACACTAAGGCAGCATGCAACCGAGAAGCCGCGCCCGCAAGCGACTCTGAAGCCGGTGAAGCCCTTTGAGGCGATTGACTACATCACCAGAGGCCCGTCTACTACGGAGAACACGATCAGTTTCGCCGAAAACACCGGCCGCAGCAGGCTCCCCATCGAGCAGTACTTCACGCCCACCCCAGAAAGCCGTGCCACGACCCCCAGGTCAAGAGTGACCCAGCAGAGATACAAGCCCAGCAAACAGTTCCTGCCCTCTCCTGAAGACCTGCCCGACGAGGTCGACGAATTTCTGAGGCCGCACATCAACAAAATCACTGGTGGTGCCTCGCCGACGACGCCGCGTCCCTTCCGGCTGTCCACCGTGACCAACAGGCGGCCCCAGCATCCCGTGATTAAAGAGGAAATCGTTCTGATCACCCCTCCCCCGACTAAGCGTCCCCGTCccaccacaaccaccaccaccaccaccacaacCACCACTACTACCACAACCCCCGCCCCTACAACCACCACAACTACTACCACAACCCCCGCCCCTACAACCACTACCACTACAACCCCGAGGCCACGCACCCGAACCCGAACCAATCCCTCCCCAACGCCCTCCTACACCCATGCACAGACTGTCCGACGTAGGCCGGTTGACAACCAGGATGACACACGACAGAGTTCAAAGCGTCGTCCTGCCACTAGTAGAACTAGAGGAGCTAATGTTATCGCCACGAAAAG GCCCACTCAATACGCTCCTACCACCCAAGCTCCTGTGCAAGTCGCAGCAAATAACACGTACGGCTATGAAGATTATGCCTACGATG AATACGAACAGCAATACCCTACTGCCGTcgaacaacagcagcagcagcagcagcagccgcagccgcagcagccccTTTATCGCGGACAGTACACCGTGCAGACCACCCCTACCGCTGCAGCGCCAGCTATCCAGCAGGAATACCGTCCTTCGCCAAGCTACGCCGCCGAACCTGCGGTCGCCCAGCCTCAGTACCCCGCTAATAACTACGACTACGACGCCTATCAG accGATGATGAGATCGCCTACCAGCAGCCTAGCCCTCAGCCCACACCCAAGCAGTCTAGCAGAGGCTCCTCTTCATC GAAACATTCAACAGAGCATCTAACCACAACCACAACTACAACAACCACAACAACAATTAAGCCGTCCGTCGCCCCAATTACTGAGAGCGTTTCGTCAAG GAGTAGCAAACAGCGGTCCTTGGTCCGACCTACTTCGTCCCCAGATATGGTTTACCAACCCGAGCGACAGCAAAAGAGCATTTCCAACCGCGGCTCTACCAAAGCCCGCACCCGCATTTCCGATTACGAAGCGATTGACGCTGGAGACGAGGACCTCCCTTCTGGAGGTTACGACTCGGACAATCGAGTTTCTGAAAGTCCCGTAACAAG GGGCAAAAGCTCGTCGAGCTCCAGAGGTCGCGGCAGTGTCAAGGCCGC aaGCCATCGTCCCACCCTGAAACCTTCAGCCAATATTGTTTCCAAGGCCGTCGACTTCATCGACATCTACCGCTTCCCTCCTAGCAG GCCCGAGCCCATCTACCCGACGCCCCGTGTGGACCAGACTGCTGCCAAGTGCCGTAAGGACGTGTGCCTGCTTCCCGATTGTTATTGCGGCGGCAAGGACGTTCCCGGTGGCTTCGCCGCCGAGCAGATTCCGCAAATCGTGCTTCTCACCTTCGACGATTCTGTCAACGACCTGAACAAGGGTCTGTACGAGTCCCTGTTTGAGCGCGGCCGCGTCAACCCCAACGGATGCCCCATCGCTGCTACCTTCTACGTTTCCCACGAGTGGACCGACTACAGCCAAGTGCAAAACCTCTACGCCGACGGACACGAAATGGCATCACACTCCATCTC TCACAGCTTTGGAGAACAATTCTCGCAGAAGAAGTGGACCAGGGAAATCGCCGGACAGCGTGAAATCCTGTCTGCTTATGGAGGCGTCAAATTGGAAGACGTCCGAGGAATGCGCGCACCCTTCCTTGCCGTTGGAGGCAACAAAATGTTCAAGATGTTGTACGACGCCAACTTCACTTACGACTCCTCGATGCCGGTGTACGAGAATAGGCCGCCCAGCTACCCCTACACACTCGACTACAAGCTTTTCCACGACTGCATGATCCCGCCCTGCCCCACCAAGTCCTACCCTG GTGTCTGGGAGGTGCCCATGGTCATGTGGCAGGATCTGAATGGAGGCCGCTGCTCCATGGGAGACGCGTGCAGCAACCCGCCTACCGCCGATGGCGTCTACAAGATGCTGATCAAGAACTTTGAGCGCCACTACACCACCAACAG GGCTCCTTTCGGTCTGTACTACCACGCCGCTTGGTTCACGCAGCCCCACCACAAGGAGGGCTTTGAGGCCTTCTTGGACACAATTGTGGCTATGGACGACGTGTGGCTGACCACTAACTGGCAGGCTATTCAATGGATGAGGGACCCCACCCCCCTGAGTAGTGTCAAGAACTTCGCTCCCTTTGGCTGCAACTATCAG TCGAGGCCGAAGCGGTGCAACAACCCGAAGGTTTGCAACCTGTGGCACAAGAGCGGTGTAAGGTACATGCGCACGTGCCAGCCATGCCCAGACGCTTACCCCTGGACCGGCAAGACGGGCGTCAGAAACAGCCGAGTGGACAATAACGAGATCGACGAGTAG
- the Cda5 gene encoding mucin-2 isoform X4 codes for MNVIGTCLLAAVLFATAEFQAEAQRRRVASGPNGSAEFDCPDEFGYYPHPTDCTQYYVCVFGGALLESCTGGLMYSHELQTCDWPRNVGCGENAAAAAPSQGVSTVRVTDSRTSTNNWRAGHSTPAARPIQHQQIQQQNQYEDVGEEEIIDRQQRVNRGQPNTVGQVARDRDGARLSVTNIIPLQANSGRSIGDKTYVSAQQYTSSSKTARLSEDFELMTNQLWTDVEEGKTNLTMAYRRRRRRKRWTANTHARHRFARSAQSGDFPAWPLRPSTRQPTSQPFRNLDDFFSFSNTYLQNPAGTSLTRNSQPNPAHTTQFTFRPNTSPFGQNTSPVTTPTPPSVPRVQPTVDIDTFLENFRAQKAIEASRGNQQQQFRSPVQNFFDLPSIKPAPVQNTPVAYDSFFAQKQQDEQEYDRTPITYSQQRTTPAPVRHTTHAVFEYEEDVTPPPRRVTTPEAHYNQEIVYQSSLPPTRTSAKSTPARVKQTFDFDDDSTRKAVSPIQLPLNPVSFTAATRVPAPAPKQLPKQPSTPKTSLFDEFLQSTLRQHATEKPRPQATLKPVKPFEAIDYITRGPSTTENTISFAENTGRSRLPIEQYFTPTPESRATTPRSRVTQQRYKPSKQFLPSPEDLPDEVDEFLRPHINKITGGASPTTPRPFRLSTVTNRRPQHPVIKEEIVLITPPPTKRPRPTTTTTTTTTTTTTTTTPAPTTTTTTTTTPAPTTTTTTTPRPRTRTRTNPSPTPSYTHAQTVRRRPVDNQDDTRQSSKRRPATSRTRGANVIATKRPTQYAPTTQAPVQVAANNTYGYEDYAYDEYEQQYPTAVEQQQQQQQQPQPQQPLYRGQYTVQTTPTAAAPAIQQEYRPSPSYAAEPAVAQPQYPANNYDYDAYQTDDEIAYQQPSPQPTPKQSSRGSSSSSSKQRSLVRPTSSPDMVYQPERQQKSISNRGSTKARTRISDYEAIDAGDEDLPSGGYDSDNRVSESPVTSSRARPTATAVEASGNSQRGKSSSSSRGRGSVKAASHRPTLKPSANIVSKAVDFIDIYRFPPSRPEPIYPTPRVDQTAAKCRKDVCLLPDCYCGGKDVPGGFAAEQIPQIVLLTFDDSVNDLNKGLYESLFERGRVNPNGCPIAATFYVSHEWTDYSQVQNLYADGHEMASHSISHSFGEQFSQKKWTREIAGQREILSAYGGVKLEDVRGMRAPFLAVGGNKMFKMLYDANFTYDSSMPVYENRPPSYPYTLDYKLFHDCMIPPCPTKSYPGVWEVPMVMWQDLNGGRCSMGDACSNPPTADGVYKMLIKNFERHYTTNRAPFGLYYHAAWFTQPHHKEGFEAFLDTIVAMDDVWLTTNWQAIQWMRDPTPLSSVKNFAPFGCNYQSRPKRCNNPKVCNLWHKSGVRYMRTCQPCPDAYPWTGKTGVRNSRVDNNEIDE; via the exons AGTTCCAGGCGGAGGCTCAGAGACGAAGAGTCGCCAGCGGACCTAATGGCTCTGCCGAGTTCGACTGTCCCGATGAGTTTGGCTACTACCCCCACCCCACTGACTGCACCCAGTACTATGTCTGCGTCTTCGGTGGAGCCCTTCTCGAGTCTTGCACCGGTGGACTCATGTACAG cCACGAGTTGCAGACCTGCGACTGGCCTCGCAACGTCGGCTGTGGCGAAAATGCGGCTGCTGCCGCGCCCTCCCAGGGCGTCAGCACTGTCAGGGTGACTGACTCACGAACCAGCACCAACAACTGGCGCGCTGGCCATTCCACCCCGGCTGCCAGGCCCATCCAACACCAGCAAATCCAGCAGCAGAATCag taTGAGGATGTTGGAGAGGAGGAAATTATCGACAGACAGCAGAGAGTGAACAGAGGTCAGCCCAACACTGTTGGTCAGGTGGCCAGAGACAGAGATGGCGCTCGTCTTAGCGTCACAAACATTATTCCC CTGCAGGCCAACAGCGGCCGTTCCATTGGCGACAAAACTTACGTTTCTGCCCAGCAGTACACCAG TTCTTCGAAGACTGCACGACTTTCGGAAGACTTTGAACTCATGACTAACCAATTGTGGACAGATGTGGAGGAAGGTAAGACTAACCTAACCATGGCGTATCGACGCCGACGCCGACGCAAACGCTGGACTGCCAACACTCACGCCAG ACACAGATTCGCCCGGTCCGCGCAAAGCGGCGATTTCCCTGCGTGGCCTCTCAGACCCTCCACCCGCCAACCAACCTCCCAACCCTTTCGCAACCTTGACGACTTCTTTTCCTTCTCTAACACTTACCTGCAAAATCCCGCGGGCACCTCGCTGACGCGCAACTCGCAGCCAAACCCGGCTCACACCACTCAATTTACGTTCAGGCCCAATACCAGTCCCTTCGGCCAAAACACCTCCCCCGTCACCACCCCTACCCCTCCCTCCGTGCCTCGTGTTCAGCCTACGGTCGACATCGACACCTTCCTCGAGAACTTCAGGGCGCAGAAGGCGATTGAGGCGTCGCGCGGCAACCAGCAACAGCAATTCAGGTCCCCTGTGCAGAACTTCTTCGACCTGCCCAGCATCAAACCCGCCCCAGTCCAGAACACTCCGGTCGCCTACGACAGTTTCTTTGCCCAAAAGCAGCAGGACGAGCAAGAATATGACCGAACGCCGATCACATACAGTCAGCAGCGAACGACGCCCGCACCGGTCCGCCACACGACGCACGCCGTTTTCGAGTACGAAGAGGACGTCACTCCTCCCCCGAGACGAGTCACCACTCCTGAAGCCCACTACAATCAGGAAATCGTATACCAGAGTAGTCTGCCGCCTACTCGCACGTCTGCCAAGTCCACCCCCGCCAGGGTGAAACAAACTTTCGATTTTGATGACGACTCAACCCGTAAGGCCGTTTCACCCATCCAGTTACCTCTGAACCCTGTTTCCTTCACGGCCGCCACCAGGGTCCCTGCTCCTGCGCCGAAACAACTGCCCAAGCAGCCCTCCACCCCGAAGACCTCGCTGTTCGACGAATTCTTGCAGTCCACACTAAGGCAGCATGCAACCGAGAAGCCGCGCCCGCAAGCGACTCTGAAGCCGGTGAAGCCCTTTGAGGCGATTGACTACATCACCAGAGGCCCGTCTACTACGGAGAACACGATCAGTTTCGCCGAAAACACCGGCCGCAGCAGGCTCCCCATCGAGCAGTACTTCACGCCCACCCCAGAAAGCCGTGCCACGACCCCCAGGTCAAGAGTGACCCAGCAGAGATACAAGCCCAGCAAACAGTTCCTGCCCTCTCCTGAAGACCTGCCCGACGAGGTCGACGAATTTCTGAGGCCGCACATCAACAAAATCACTGGTGGTGCCTCGCCGACGACGCCGCGTCCCTTCCGGCTGTCCACCGTGACCAACAGGCGGCCCCAGCATCCCGTGATTAAAGAGGAAATCGTTCTGATCACCCCTCCCCCGACTAAGCGTCCCCGTCccaccacaaccaccaccaccaccaccacaacCACCACTACTACCACAACCCCCGCCCCTACAACCACCACAACTACTACCACAACCCCCGCCCCTACAACCACTACCACTACAACCCCGAGGCCACGCACCCGAACCCGAACCAATCCCTCCCCAACGCCCTCCTACACCCATGCACAGACTGTCCGACGTAGGCCGGTTGACAACCAGGATGACACACGACAGAGTTCAAAGCGTCGTCCTGCCACTAGTAGAACTAGAGGAGCTAATGTTATCGCCACGAAAAG GCCCACTCAATACGCTCCTACCACCCAAGCTCCTGTGCAAGTCGCAGCAAATAACACGTACGGCTATGAAGATTATGCCTACGATG AATACGAACAGCAATACCCTACTGCCGTcgaacaacagcagcagcagcagcagcagccgcagccgcagcagccccTTTATCGCGGACAGTACACCGTGCAGACCACCCCTACCGCTGCAGCGCCAGCTATCCAGCAGGAATACCGTCCTTCGCCAAGCTACGCCGCCGAACCTGCGGTCGCCCAGCCTCAGTACCCCGCTAATAACTACGACTACGACGCCTATCAG accGATGATGAGATCGCCTACCAGCAGCCTAGCCCTCAGCCCACACCCAAGCAGTCTAGCAGAGGCTCCTCTTCATC GAGTAGCAAACAGCGGTCCTTGGTCCGACCTACTTCGTCCCCAGATATGGTTTACCAACCCGAGCGACAGCAAAAGAGCATTTCCAACCGCGGCTCTACCAAAGCCCGCACCCGCATTTCCGATTACGAAGCGATTGACGCTGGAGACGAGGACCTCCCTTCTGGAGGTTACGACTCGGACAATCGAGTTTCTGAAAGTCCCGTAACAAG CAGCAGGGCTAGGCCAACTGCTACTGCTGTCGAGGCCTCAGGCAATTCCCAAAG GGGCAAAAGCTCGTCGAGCTCCAGAGGTCGCGGCAGTGTCAAGGCCGC aaGCCATCGTCCCACCCTGAAACCTTCAGCCAATATTGTTTCCAAGGCCGTCGACTTCATCGACATCTACCGCTTCCCTCCTAGCAG GCCCGAGCCCATCTACCCGACGCCCCGTGTGGACCAGACTGCTGCCAAGTGCCGTAAGGACGTGTGCCTGCTTCCCGATTGTTATTGCGGCGGCAAGGACGTTCCCGGTGGCTTCGCCGCCGAGCAGATTCCGCAAATCGTGCTTCTCACCTTCGACGATTCTGTCAACGACCTGAACAAGGGTCTGTACGAGTCCCTGTTTGAGCGCGGCCGCGTCAACCCCAACGGATGCCCCATCGCTGCTACCTTCTACGTTTCCCACGAGTGGACCGACTACAGCCAAGTGCAAAACCTCTACGCCGACGGACACGAAATGGCATCACACTCCATCTC TCACAGCTTTGGAGAACAATTCTCGCAGAAGAAGTGGACCAGGGAAATCGCCGGACAGCGTGAAATCCTGTCTGCTTATGGAGGCGTCAAATTGGAAGACGTCCGAGGAATGCGCGCACCCTTCCTTGCCGTTGGAGGCAACAAAATGTTCAAGATGTTGTACGACGCCAACTTCACTTACGACTCCTCGATGCCGGTGTACGAGAATAGGCCGCCCAGCTACCCCTACACACTCGACTACAAGCTTTTCCACGACTGCATGATCCCGCCCTGCCCCACCAAGTCCTACCCTG GTGTCTGGGAGGTGCCCATGGTCATGTGGCAGGATCTGAATGGAGGCCGCTGCTCCATGGGAGACGCGTGCAGCAACCCGCCTACCGCCGATGGCGTCTACAAGATGCTGATCAAGAACTTTGAGCGCCACTACACCACCAACAG GGCTCCTTTCGGTCTGTACTACCACGCCGCTTGGTTCACGCAGCCCCACCACAAGGAGGGCTTTGAGGCCTTCTTGGACACAATTGTGGCTATGGACGACGTGTGGCTGACCACTAACTGGCAGGCTATTCAATGGATGAGGGACCCCACCCCCCTGAGTAGTGTCAAGAACTTCGCTCCCTTTGGCTGCAACTATCAG TCGAGGCCGAAGCGGTGCAACAACCCGAAGGTTTGCAACCTGTGGCACAAGAGCGGTGTAAGGTACATGCGCACGTGCCAGCCATGCCCAGACGCTTACCCCTGGACCGGCAAGACGGGCGTCAGAAACAGCCGAGTGGACAATAACGAGATCGACGAGTAG